One genomic window of Halorubrum hochsteinianum includes the following:
- the lysA gene encoding diaminopimelate decarboxylase yields MSGTEPVGENPPVRRVSDWDAARLRDLATEHGTPLYVQDLDRVRENCERLLAAFPDADVRYAVKAHTGRAVLEAVRDAGLDAECASAGEVDRALAAGFDGSRLHYTAVNPPARDLDYVAEVAEANPDLTVTAGAVDTLDRLAERGYDGRVCVRVNPGVGAGHHEKVTTGGAAKFGVPHDRAAAVAREAAERFDVVGIHAHAGSGIDPDQLDSHRELVARMGELARDLIDPSDRDADPIDLEYVDVGGGFGVPYEEAAPPLDLSAVAEATREAVAPLPAGVDLAVEPGRYVVADAGVLLTRVNTVKPTPDETVVGVDAGMTDLLRPAMYDAYHPIRNLGGGRDRDGGEGGDGTAAPAPAEREATPVTVAGPICETGDALCRNRALADPVRGDLLAVGVAGAYGYEMASQYNSRPRPAEVALDDGTATTARRRETLGDLTVVEREAATDRDGPATTDRDGPATTDRDGPGAER; encoded by the coding sequence ATGAGCGGGACCGAACCGGTCGGAGAGAACCCCCCGGTCCGGCGCGTGAGCGACTGGGACGCCGCCCGCCTGCGCGACCTCGCGACCGAACACGGAACTCCCCTCTACGTACAGGACCTCGACCGGGTCCGCGAGAACTGCGAGCGCCTGCTCGCGGCGTTCCCGGACGCCGACGTGCGGTACGCGGTCAAGGCCCACACCGGCCGGGCCGTGCTCGAAGCGGTCCGCGACGCCGGACTCGACGCGGAGTGCGCCTCGGCGGGCGAGGTCGACCGCGCGCTCGCGGCCGGCTTCGACGGCTCTCGGCTCCACTACACCGCGGTCAACCCGCCCGCCCGCGACCTCGACTACGTCGCCGAGGTCGCCGAGGCGAACCCCGACCTGACGGTCACCGCCGGCGCGGTCGACACCCTCGACCGCCTCGCCGAGCGCGGGTACGACGGCCGGGTCTGCGTCCGGGTGAACCCCGGCGTCGGCGCGGGCCACCACGAGAAGGTCACCACCGGCGGGGCCGCGAAGTTCGGGGTCCCGCACGACCGCGCCGCGGCGGTCGCCCGGGAGGCGGCCGAGCGGTTCGACGTGGTCGGGATCCACGCGCACGCCGGCTCCGGCATCGATCCCGACCAGCTGGACAGCCACCGCGAACTGGTCGCGCGGATGGGCGAGCTGGCGCGGGACCTGATCGACCCCAGCGACCGCGACGCCGACCCCATCGATCTGGAGTACGTCGACGTCGGCGGCGGCTTCGGGGTCCCCTACGAGGAGGCCGCCCCGCCGCTCGACCTGTCGGCGGTCGCCGAGGCGACGCGCGAGGCGGTCGCCCCGCTGCCCGCGGGCGTCGACCTCGCGGTCGAGCCGGGTCGCTACGTCGTCGCCGACGCCGGCGTGCTGCTGACGCGGGTGAACACCGTGAAGCCGACCCCCGACGAGACGGTCGTCGGCGTCGACGCCGGGATGACGGACCTCCTTCGGCCGGCGATGTACGACGCGTACCACCCGATCCGCAACCTCGGCGGCGGGCGAGACCGCGACGGGGGCGAGGGCGGAGACGGGACCGCCGCGCCCGCCCCCGCCGAGCGGGAGGCAACCCCTGTCACGGTCGCCGGACCTATCTGTGAGACCGGCGATGCGCTCTGTAGGAACCGAGCGCTCGCCGACCCGGTCCGGGGGGACCTCCTCGCGGTCGGGGTCGCGGGCGCGTACGGATACGAGATGGCGAGCCAATACAACTCACGACCGCGGCCGGCGGAGGTCGCGCTCGACGACGGTACCGCGACGACCGCCCGCCGCCGGGAGACGCTCGGCGACCTGACGGTCGTCGAGCGGGAGGCGGCCACCGACCGCGACGGACCGGCGACCACCGACCGCGACGGACCGGCGACCACCGACCGCGACGGACCGGGGGCGGAGCGATGA
- the dapB gene encoding 4-hydroxy-tetrahydrodipicolinate reductase, which produces MSADPLSVAVTGAGGRMGREVLSAAADREGVAVAFAVNRSPVDPVAGVAVEPADDLDDLLASEEPDVLVDFTGPASAVAYAEACADAGVPLVTGTTGFADAQLDSLRAASDAVPVLKASNFARGVAALRRAVREAAAALPGYDVELTETHHNGKRDAPSGTAKSILGDVEDVRGDLDERVHGREGDAPRSPGEVGVHARRAGDVTGEHEVLLAGNRETLELTHRAGDRGVFAEGALDAAAWLAGRDPGWYGFGEVLDADGDA; this is translated from the coding sequence ATGAGCGCCGACCCCCTCTCCGTCGCCGTCACCGGCGCGGGCGGCCGCATGGGCCGCGAGGTGCTCTCCGCCGCCGCCGACCGCGAGGGCGTCGCGGTCGCGTTCGCGGTCAACCGCAGCCCGGTCGACCCGGTCGCGGGGGTCGCGGTCGAGCCCGCCGACGACCTCGACGACCTGCTCGCCAGCGAGGAGCCGGATGTCCTCGTCGACTTCACCGGCCCGGCCTCGGCGGTCGCGTACGCCGAGGCCTGCGCCGACGCGGGCGTCCCGCTCGTGACGGGGACGACCGGCTTCGCCGACGCGCAGCTCGACTCGCTGCGGGCCGCGAGCGACGCGGTCCCGGTGCTCAAGGCGTCGAACTTCGCCCGCGGCGTGGCCGCGCTCCGCCGGGCGGTCCGGGAGGCGGCCGCGGCGCTGCCCGGCTACGACGTGGAGCTGACGGAGACCCACCACAACGGGAAGCGGGACGCCCCCTCCGGCACCGCGAAATCGATCCTCGGCGACGTGGAGGACGTGCGCGGGGACCTCGACGAGCGCGTCCACGGCCGCGAGGGCGACGCCCCCCGGAGTCCGGGCGAGGTCGGCGTCCACGCCCGGCGCGCGGGCGACGTGACCGGCGAACACGAGGTCCTGCTGGCCGGGAACCGCGAGACGCTCGAACTGACCCACCGCGCCGGCGACCGCGGCGTGTTCGCCGAGGGCGCGCTCGACGCCGCCGCGTGGCTCGCCGGCCGCGACCCGGGCTGGTACGGGTTCGGCGAGGTGCTGGACGCGGACGGAGATGCCTGA
- the dapF gene encoding diaminopimelate epimerase: MSVHAVPFEKYHGTGNDFLVVDAAAEDVGDRAAFARAHCDRETGVDGADFETGSEGDEDDAGRRGADGVLFLSIEERFDPTRVVMTLVQPDGSTATMCGNGARVVARWAHDRTGDREFMIDTQAGTRRATVTADGTAATIEMGEPTFDPRRVPVAREGALADEPLVDEPVAGLTVTAVNTGVPHAVAFVDGGRDDPEGIGAVDLDAVAPPVRRADVFPEGANVNLAAVVDDGSGDGAAVLDQRTFERGVEGETRSCGTGAVAVVAAARRLGLIDGDAAVSRPPGGELEITVPDAGHATLTGPVAHEFSGTLPADPR, translated from the coding sequence ATGAGCGTCCACGCCGTCCCGTTCGAGAAGTACCACGGCACGGGCAACGACTTCCTCGTGGTCGACGCGGCCGCCGAGGACGTCGGCGACCGCGCGGCGTTCGCTCGCGCGCACTGCGACCGCGAGACGGGCGTCGACGGTGCGGACTTCGAGACCGGGAGCGAGGGCGACGAGGACGACGCCGGGCGGCGCGGTGCCGACGGCGTCCTCTTCCTCAGCATCGAGGAGCGGTTCGACCCGACGCGCGTCGTGATGACGCTGGTCCAGCCGGACGGCTCGACCGCGACGATGTGCGGCAACGGGGCCCGCGTCGTCGCGCGGTGGGCCCACGACCGGACGGGCGACCGCGAGTTCATGATCGACACGCAGGCCGGCACCCGGCGCGCGACGGTGACCGCCGACGGAACCGCGGCCACCATCGAGATGGGCGAACCGACGTTCGACCCGCGCCGCGTCCCGGTCGCTCGCGAGGGCGCGCTCGCGGACGAGCCGCTGGTCGACGAACCGGTCGCGGGACTGACCGTCACCGCCGTCAACACCGGCGTCCCGCACGCGGTCGCGTTCGTCGACGGCGGCCGCGACGACCCCGAGGGGATCGGCGCGGTCGACCTCGACGCGGTCGCGCCGCCGGTCCGGCGCGCCGACGTCTTCCCGGAGGGCGCGAACGTGAACCTCGCCGCCGTCGTCGACGACGGGAGCGGCGACGGGGCCGCGGTCCTCGACCAGCGCACCTTCGAGCGCGGCGTCGAGGGCGAGACGCGCTCCTGTGGCACCGGCGCGGTCGCGGTCGTCGCGGCCGCCCGCCGGCTCGGGCTGATCGACGGCGACGCCGCGGTGAGCCGCCCGCCGGGCGGGGAACTGGAGATCACCGTCCCCGACGCGGGCCACGCGACCCTCACCGGGCCGGTCGCCCACGAGTTCTCGGGGACGCTCCCGGCCGATCCGCGATGA
- the dapA gene encoding 4-hydroxy-tetrahydrodipicolinate synthase: MTDTTTTTPYATQDETNSDPTDPPFEGVYPAMTTPFTDGNAVDHEQLAENARYLERAGVDGVVPVGSTGESATMTHDEHVAVIETVRDAVDDIPVIAGTGSNNTAEALSLSERAADAGADGLLLISPYYNKPEPAGFLEHYRTIADAVDLPQIVYNVPSRTGQSIPVDVTVELAGHPNIRGYKAASGDLNLISEVIERTRDEAFAVLSGDDGLTLPVLSVGGAGTISVVANVEPERTCAMVGAALSGDYDRARALHHELSPLVRELFAETNPIPVKEAMYLRGRGGPHVRPPLSRLSEGRRESLRELLAAYDASAPGSVDRERLTAATRGAE; the protein is encoded by the coding sequence ATGACAGACACGACCACCACGACACCCTACGCGACGCAGGACGAGACGAACAGCGACCCGACGGACCCGCCCTTCGAGGGCGTCTACCCGGCGATGACGACCCCGTTCACCGACGGGAACGCGGTCGACCACGAACAGCTCGCGGAGAACGCCCGCTACCTCGAACGCGCCGGCGTCGACGGGGTCGTCCCCGTCGGCTCGACCGGCGAGTCGGCGACGATGACCCACGACGAACACGTCGCGGTGATCGAGACGGTCCGCGACGCCGTCGACGACATCCCCGTGATCGCCGGGACCGGCTCGAACAACACCGCCGAGGCGCTCTCGCTGTCCGAGCGCGCGGCCGACGCGGGCGCTGACGGGCTCCTCCTCATCTCGCCGTACTACAACAAGCCCGAGCCGGCCGGCTTCCTCGAACACTACCGGACGATCGCCGACGCGGTCGACCTCCCGCAGATCGTGTACAACGTCCCGAGCCGCACGGGCCAGTCGATCCCGGTCGACGTCACCGTCGAGCTGGCCGGACATCCGAATATCCGGGGGTACAAGGCGGCTTCCGGCGACCTGAACCTCATCAGCGAGGTGATCGAGCGCACCCGCGACGAGGCGTTCGCGGTGCTGTCGGGCGACGACGGGCTCACGCTGCCGGTCCTCTCCGTCGGCGGTGCGGGCACGATAAGCGTCGTCGCCAACGTCGAGCCGGAGCGCACCTGCGCGATGGTCGGGGCGGCGCTCTCGGGCGACTACGACCGCGCGCGGGCGCTCCACCACGAGCTGTCGCCGCTCGTCCGCGAGCTGTTCGCCGAGACGAACCCGATCCCGGTGAAGGAGGCGATGTACCTCCGCGGGCGCGGCGGTCCGCACGTCCGCCCGCCGCTCTCTCGGCTCTCCGAGGGCCGACGCGAGTCGCTCCGCGAACTGCTGGCCGCGTACGACGCGAGCGCGCCCGGGTCCGTCGACCGGGAGCGCCTGACGGCCGCGACGCGGGGTGCCGAATGA
- a CDS encoding 2,3,4,5-tetrahydropyridine-2,6-dicarboxylate N-succinyltransferase, with protein MSLEADVSDLWNRYQDGLTAADATDADAAVIDEFLAALEAGEVRAAEKTGDDVTSWEANEWVKRGILLNFGLRETEAREYGGVTYHDVLPLRDTADLGERGTRNTPDGTTIRRGAYLGSDCIMMSPSFVNMGAYVGDGTLVDSCDTVGSCAQLGESVKLGANTLIGGVLEPVEDAPVVIEDGVSLGAGCRVTSGFRVGENSIVGENTLLTPRIPVYDLVEEEVIYGHLPADRRAFTRMVESSVGDHDLFEGGAYKPAVVATHVEEETLEATRREDALRE; from the coding sequence ATGAGCCTCGAAGCCGACGTATCCGACCTCTGGAACCGCTATCAGGACGGGCTGACCGCCGCCGACGCCACCGACGCGGACGCGGCCGTGATCGACGAGTTCCTCGCCGCCCTGGAGGCCGGCGAGGTCCGCGCCGCCGAGAAGACCGGCGACGACGTGACCTCGTGGGAGGCCAACGAGTGGGTCAAGCGGGGCATCCTGCTCAACTTCGGTCTGCGCGAGACGGAGGCGCGCGAGTACGGCGGCGTCACCTACCACGACGTGCTCCCGCTGCGCGACACCGCGGACCTCGGCGAGCGCGGCACGCGGAACACGCCCGACGGCACGACGATCCGGCGCGGCGCGTACCTCGGGAGCGACTGTATCATGATGAGCCCCTCGTTCGTCAACATGGGCGCGTACGTCGGCGACGGCACCCTTGTCGACTCCTGTGACACGGTCGGCTCCTGCGCGCAGCTCGGCGAGAGCGTGAAGCTCGGCGCGAACACGCTGATCGGCGGGGTCCTCGAACCGGTCGAGGACGCGCCGGTCGTGATCGAGGACGGCGTCTCGCTGGGCGCGGGCTGTCGGGTCACCTCGGGGTTCCGCGTCGGCGAGAATTCGATCGTGGGAGAGAACACCCTGCTGACTCCCCGGATCCCCGTCTACGACCTCGTCGAAGAGGAAGTGATCTACGGTCACCTCCCGGCCGACCGCCGGGCGTTCACGCGGATGGTGGAGTCGTCCGTCGGCGACCACGACCTCTTCGAGGGCGGCGCGTACAAGCCCGCGGTCGTCGCGACCCACGTCGAGGAGGAGACGCTGGAGGCGACGCGACGGGAGGACGCGCTCCGCGAATGA